One part of the Solanum dulcamara chromosome 8, daSolDulc1.2, whole genome shotgun sequence genome encodes these proteins:
- the LOC129899971 gene encoding uncharacterized protein LOC129899971 → MTFEAGEQALLKVSPIKKVMRFGKKGKLSPRYISSFEILDYVGPVAYKLSLPPSLSGVRLVFHVSMLKEYHGYGDYIIIWDSVLLDKELQYEKEPVVIPDFDVQKLRTKEINMVKVQWKYHSVEKATWKTEKYMRDKYPQLFDEYYYIFTLALFSLVSHSGTSDG, encoded by the coding sequence ATGACATTCGAGGCTGGTGAGCAAGCACTTCTAAAGGTATCACCCATTAAaaaggtgatgagatttggtaagaagggaAAACTCAGTCCTCGTTACATTAGctcttttgaaattcttgattaTGTGGGGCCAGTGGCATACAAGTTgtccttaccacctagcttgtctGGAGTACgcctggtgttccatgtgtctatgctgaAAGAGTACCATGGGTATGGGGACTATATCATCATATGGGACTCGGTATTATTAGACAAGGAACTTCAGTATGAAAAAGAGCCAGTTGTAATTCCTGATTTTGACGTCCAAaaattgaggactaaggagattAATATGGTTAAAGTGCAATGGAAATATCATTCGGTAGAGAAAGCTACTTGGAAGACTGAAAAAtacatgcgagacaagtatcctcaactgttTGACGAATACTACTATATCTTTACTTTAGCCCTATTTTCCTTAGTTAGTCACTCGGGGACAAGCGATGGgtaa